From the genome of Bacteroidota bacterium, one region includes:
- the hydG gene encoding [FeFe] hydrogenase H-cluster radical SAM maturase HydG yields MKTYNNIKQPIPVKEWSQNIIRQEEIDKYLIDGKDFIDEATIWEQLNTNTNPDPERVRDILKKSLSVERLEPEETATLLNVKDEALWEEMYETGLKVKQKVYDNRIVFFAPLYCSNLCVNSCSYCGFRKENKKEQRRVLTMEEIVKETRAVVSQGHKRMIAVYGEHPSSDIDYIVQSMEAIYSVSEPAPNGTGRGNIRRINVNAAPMSVADLRKLLDAGLGTYQVFQETYDKKTYAQVHPAGPKANYRWRLYALHRAMEAGIDDMAIGALFGLYDWRFEVMGLLYHAIDLERQFTIGPHTISFPRLTPAEGSWLSTHSKYLVNDDNFKKLVTVLRLSVPYTGLIITAREHPEIKKEVIKVGCTQTDASTRIGIGGYTEAMKELGIRQDLGQVKCKQQFMLGDTRSLDEVIKELAEMGMITSFCTAGYRCGRTGDKIMGLLKGCVEGKFCKLNAVLTFKEYLDDYASQETKILGEELIEKELSQIREMPFFKTTRLLDNFEKYYQKVKEGERDVYI; encoded by the coding sequence ATGAAAACATACAATAATATCAAACAGCCTATCCCGGTCAAAGAATGGTCGCAAAACATCATTCGTCAGGAAGAGATTGATAAATACTTAATTGATGGCAAGGATTTCATTGATGAAGCTACGATTTGGGAACAATTAAATACAAATACGAATCCTGATCCTGAAAGGGTCAGGGATATATTAAAGAAATCATTATCTGTTGAACGGCTTGAACCCGAAGAAACTGCAACACTGCTTAATGTAAAGGATGAGGCTTTGTGGGAAGAAATGTATGAGACAGGCCTGAAGGTCAAGCAAAAAGTTTATGATAATCGCATTGTGTTTTTTGCACCCTTGTATTGCAGCAATTTGTGTGTTAACAGCTGTTCCTATTGCGGATTCAGGAAGGAGAATAAAAAAGAGCAACGCAGGGTGCTCACAATGGAAGAAATTGTGAAGGAAACCCGTGCCGTTGTGTCACAGGGGCATAAAAGGATGATCGCTGTCTATGGTGAACATCCTTCTTCCGATATCGATTATATCGTTCAATCAATGGAAGCCATTTACAGCGTTTCCGAGCCTGCTCCCAACGGAACAGGCAGGGGCAACATTCGCAGGATCAATGTCAATGCTGCTCCAATGTCTGTTGCAGATCTAAGAAAACTCCTGGATGCAGGACTCGGAACGTACCAGGTATTTCAGGAGACATATGACAAAAAAACCTATGCACAAGTACATCCTGCAGGCCCAAAAGCAAATTACCGCTGGAGATTATATGCCCTCCACCGTGCCATGGAAGCAGGTATTGACGATATGGCTATCGGGGCACTGTTTGGATTATACGACTGGAGATTTGAAGTCATGGGACTTCTCTATCACGCCATCGATCTGGAACGCCAGTTTACCATTGGTCCACATACTATTTCTTTCCCAAGATTAACCCCGGCGGAAGGCTCCTGGTTAAGTACGCATTCAAAATACCTCGTAAATGATGACAACTTTAAAAAACTGGTTACGGTGCTGAGATTATCTGTTCCTTATACCGGCTTGATCATAACCGCCCGCGAACATCCTGAAATAAAAAAAGAAGTGATTAAGGTAGGATGTACCCAAACCGATGCTTCTACAAGAATTGGAATAGGTGGATACACGGAAGCCATGAAAGAACTCGGTATACGGCAGGATCTGGGCCAGGTTAAATGTAAACAGCAATTTATGCTGGGCGATACACGAAGCCTCGATGAAGTGATAAAGGAACTTGCTGAAATGGGGATGATAACCTCATTCTGCACTGCTGGTTACCGGTGTGGACGGACAGGGGATAAGATCATGGGCCTGCTAAAAGGTTGCGTGGAAGGTAAATTCTGTAAACTAAATGCAGTACTTACTTTTAAAGAGTATCTTGATGATTATGCTTCTCAGGAAACGAAAATCCTGGGAGAGGAACTGATTGAAAAAGAGTTATCCCAAATAAGGGAAATGCCCTTCTTTAAAACTACCCGCTTGCTCGACAATTTTGAGAAATATTACCAAAAAGTAAAGGAAGGGGAGAGGGATGTTTACATTTAA